A genomic stretch from Lathyrus oleraceus cultivar Zhongwan6 chromosome 2, CAAS_Psat_ZW6_1.0, whole genome shotgun sequence includes:
- the LOC127123952 gene encoding uncharacterized protein LOC127123952, with protein MAEQEQESARVRAELDEIKGGMSHMREMLQALTFKFEIPQATVISETTGPAVEVPPQRTLPSTIPPYGLPYDFVPRAEVVHDMGKSVQQAMPLPVYTDARPVIYTVVPPAAYARHIPHYEDQNHMYQTVDSTVAGDEVRLEDFREVKENMQLLEKKFRDLEGDHVFGSAAKEICLVSGLVIPAKFKTPDFDKYKGHTCPKSHLIMYYRKMAAHVEDDKLTIHCFQDSLSGAPSKWYLSLDQNRIRCFQDLSDAFIKHYKYNMDMAPDRRQLQSMFQHDKESFKEYAQRWRELASQVEPPLAEKELAELFIDTVQPQFYEKMVGSASLGFSELVAIGAPVEYGVRNGKLAAVAGTSNANQKKFSGGFPRKKEGEINVVTVGQGRAPPRRRPQQYSPQQYVQQPIPYQQPMYPVQCAPQPYVAAVMPTFNQQPAQAYQAPPAYRPTPVQQRVAAPPAYQQAPAAPVYQQPRAQAPRQNAQNQNRRQGERATFNPIPMSYTEIYPSLLQKCLVVPRPMGPPPDRLPPWYNPNVHCPFHEGALGHDLEGCYALKHRVRELIESKILSFKDMGPNVKNNPLPPHGNPGVNAIEDASVGVTIDKVEDVKTPLAAFHARLVEAGLVNVDHDNCEECATHPRGCQVVRDNIQNLMDEGVLQISNAGKKEDVLVIEPCFNLPEPVEIPYYSGGVVPVNSKSSPVEICMPTPFSYESTKVVPWKYEITVVDKVVDGSSDAEVTEAVSEDVTNIAGMSRMTRSGRIYTTEFNVTPQGPNKESTVAAPTKEPEVVQSEDAVEFLKLIKRSDYKVVDQLHQTPSKISILSLLLSSQAHREALLKVLVQAHVTQSITVDQFDGVVANITAYNTLSFSGEELPEDGQNHNRAVTSTLHQKMKFVVDNQLIIISGEEDFVVSHLSSFRYIEVDEDALETSFQALEIANATFVEMKDPVGKACSSFRFSEKRKV; from the exons ATGGCTGAACAAGAACAAGAGAGCGCCCGAGTTAGAGCTGAACTAGACGAAATCAAAGGAGGCATGTCCCATATGAGAGAGATGCTGCAAGCTTTAACCTTCAAGTTTGAGATTCCACAAGCAACCGTGATTTCAGAGACCACGGGCCCAGCAGTGGAAGTCCCACCTCAGAGGACGTTACCCTCAACCATTCCTCCGTATGGGCTACCATATGACTTCGTCCCCCGAGCGGAGGTAGTGCACGACATGGGGAAATCTGTCCAACAAGCCATGCCATTACCGGTTTACACCGATGCACGTCCAGTCATCTATACTGTGGTTCCACCAGCTGCCTATGCTAGGCATATTCCTcattatgaagatcaaaaccACATGTATCAGACTGTCGACTCAACCGTTGCTGGTGACGAAGTAAGGCTTGAGGACTTCAGGGAGGTAAAGGAGAACATGCAGCTCCTTGAGAAGAAATTCCGAGATTTAGAAGGAGACCACGTCTTTGGATCTGCTGCCAAAGAAATATGCCTTGTATCCGGGTTGGTGATTCCAGCAAAATTCAAAACTCCGGACTTCGACAAATACAAGGGGCATACTTGTCCGAAGagccatctcatcatgtattaTCGAAAAATGGCTGCACACGTGGAGGACGACAAGCTGACAATCCATTGTTTTCAGGACAGCTTGAGTGGGGCTCCTTCCAAGTGGTATTTGAGTCTGGATCAGAATAGGATCAGGTGTTTCCAGGACCTGTCAGACGCGTTCATAAAACattacaaatataatatggacatggcgcctgacagaagACAGTTGCAGAGCATGTTTCAGCATGACAAGGAGTCCTTTAAAGAGtacgctcagagatggagggagctgGCTTCTCAAGTTGAACCACCTCTAGCTGAGAAGGAATTGGCTGAACTGTTTATTGACACTGTCCAACCTCAATTCtatgagaagatggttggaagtgCTTCCCTGGGATTCTCGGAGCTTGTGGCTATAGGAGCTCCCGTTGAATATGGTGTAAGGAATGGCAAACTGGCGGCTGTAGCTGGAACTTCAAATGCTAATCAAAAGAAGTTCTCTGGAGGGTTTCCTAGAAAAAAGGAAGGGGAAATAAATGTTGTGACTGTTGGTCAAGGAAGAGCTCCTCCAAGAAGGAGACCACAACAATACTCACCTCAACAGTATGTTCAACAACCAATTCCCTATCAGCAACCCATGTATCCCGTCCAGTGTGCCCCGCAACCATACGTAGCTGCTGTGATGCCTACATTCAATCAACAGCCTGCTCAGGCTTATCAAGCGCCTCCAGCGTATCGACCAACTCCAGTTCAACAACGTGTTGCGGCTCCGCCAGCTTATCAACAAGCACCAGCAGCCCCTGTTTATCAACAACCGAGAGCTCAAGCGCCAAGGCAAAATGCTCAGAACCAGAACAGGAGGCAAGGGGAGAGGGCGACCTTCAATCCAATCCCAATGTCGTACACTGAGATTTATCCCTCCTTGTTGCAAAAGTGTTTAGTGGTTCCCAGACCTATGGGACCTCCACCTGACCGTCTTCCTCCATGGTACAACCCTAATGTACACTGTCCTTTTCACGAGGGTGCCCTCGGGCATGACCTAGAGGGTTGTTACGCTCTAAAGCATAGGGTTCGGGAATTGATTGAGAGCAAGATCTTGTCTTTTAAGGACATGGGACCTAACGTGAAGAACAATCCCCTTCCTCCCCATGGAAATCCTGGAGTCAACGCCATTGAAGACGCTTCTGTTGGTGTTACGATTGATAAGGTGGAGGATGTTAAGACTCCTTTGGCAGCATTCCATGCCCGATTGGTGGAAGCTGGTCTGGTTAATGTTGATCATGACAACTGTGAAGAGTGTGCCACACACCCAAGAGGATGTCAGGTGGTACGAGACAATATCCAAAACTTGATGGATGAAGGAGTGCTTCAAATATCCAATGCTGGGAAGAAAGAGGACGTGTTGGTGATTGAACCTTGTTTCAATTTACCTGAACCAGTTGAAATCCCATATTATAGTGGTGGAGTGGTCCCGGTGAACAGTAAGTCGTCGCCTGTCGAGATATGTATGCCCACACCTTTTTCATACGAGAGCACCAAGGTTGTACCTTGGAAATATGAGATTACCGTTGTAGACAAGGTAGTTGATGGAAGTTCAGACGCTGAAGTGACAGAAGCTGTAAGTGAAGACGTCACCAATATTGCAGGAATGAGCagaatgacccgtagtggtcgaatCTATACGACCGAATTCAACGTGACTCCTCAAGGGCCAAACAAGGAATCAACCGTTGCAGCTCCCACTAAAGAACCCGAAGTGGTCCAATCCGAAGATGCTGTTGAATTCTTAAagttaatcaagagaagtgacTACAAAGTGGTGGATCAGCTGCATCAAACACCATCTAAGATCTCTATTCTGTCTCTGTTATTGAGCTCCCAAgcccatagggaggctttgttgaaggtGCTTGTTCAAGCTCATGTAACACAAAGCATAACAGTAGACCAATTTGATGGAGTAGTTGCAAATATCACAGCCTACAATACTTTGAGCTTCAGTGGAGAGGAATTACCCGAGGATGGACAAAATCATAATC ggGCAGTCACCTCCACTTTACatcaaaaaatgaagtttgtggTGGACAATCAATTGATTATCATTTCTGGGGAAGAGGACTTTGTGGTTAGTCACCTTTCATCCTTCAGATATATTGAGGTTGATGAGGacgctttggaaacttctttccaagctcttgaaatagccaaCGCCACTTTTGTGGAAATGAAGGACCCTGTTGGGAAAGCTTGTTCATCTTTTCGCTTCTCTGAAAAGCGCAAAGTCTAG